From Haloplanus rubicundus, one genomic window encodes:
- a CDS encoding phage NrS-1 polymerase family protein: MTDLEQWICWREDDRDGKPTKVPIKPYPTSGTVFASATDPGTWRGFETAVTYHRESSTRTDGVGFVFDPEERIVGVDLDHCRDANSEELEPWAAAIVDRLDSYTEVSPSGTGIHVLVEGELPPGRNRRGDVEMYDRDRFFTVTGAHLSETPDVVARRQDALLAVHHEFVQTAGDNEAITLTEATDQATSNGTLQGASEDGMSAQPVGPHSGLRRKFGRNPPAVDDPALEAALHGLSPAEIPDPVPRTIDEVAGPGVDLPYAELLRRATASKSGATIQALLDGDHSLWRGRDSRYPSQSEADMGLCFYLAFWTAGDPERMDQLFRESGLMREKWDRRHYGNGATYGEVCIARTLLKLDDYYSPPASDSKEDDGVDLQKTSERSTGRTTSSPSTPGAGPHRSTEGSTDGTVPPLDMDAVEDAQRLATKVRRQQEQLDAYEERIADLETRLRWYRIALDLQSSNASLPGDDPLENGADTDDIDPRGEPAAPPEGDLDIEESRSDNRDVIEPTKQTPGSSASEHESEISPPEDEGESRLRDWLRRRWL, translated from the coding sequence TTGACCGACCTCGAGCAGTGGATCTGCTGGCGTGAAGACGACCGCGACGGCAAGCCGACAAAGGTCCCGATCAAACCCTACCCGACGAGCGGGACGGTGTTCGCAAGCGCCACCGATCCGGGGACGTGGCGAGGCTTCGAGACGGCGGTGACATATCATCGCGAGTCGTCCACCCGGACCGACGGCGTGGGTTTCGTATTCGACCCTGAGGAGCGGATCGTCGGTGTCGACTTGGATCACTGTCGCGACGCCAACAGCGAGGAACTGGAGCCATGGGCTGCCGCCATCGTCGACCGCCTCGATTCCTACACTGAGGTTTCGCCCTCGGGGACGGGTATCCACGTTCTCGTCGAGGGGGAACTCCCGCCGGGACGGAATCGCCGGGGCGACGTCGAGATGTACGACCGGGATCGCTTCTTCACCGTGACTGGTGCGCACCTCTCCGAGACACCCGATGTGGTCGCCCGCCGGCAGGACGCCCTGCTCGCGGTGCATCACGAGTTCGTCCAGACCGCCGGCGACAACGAGGCGATCACGCTGACCGAGGCGACGGACCAGGCGACCTCGAATGGAACCCTACAGGGTGCGAGTGAGGACGGGATGTCGGCCCAACCGGTGGGGCCGCACTCTGGACTGCGCCGGAAGTTCGGCCGGAACCCGCCAGCGGTGGACGATCCGGCCCTTGAGGCGGCACTGCATGGACTGTCGCCGGCCGAAATTCCCGATCCCGTGCCCCGAACCATCGACGAGGTTGCGGGTCCGGGTGTGGACCTTCCGTACGCGGAACTGCTCAGGCGCGCGACGGCCTCGAAGAGCGGGGCGACTATCCAGGCGCTCCTCGACGGCGATCATTCGCTGTGGCGTGGACGGGACAGTCGCTATCCATCGCAGTCGGAGGCAGATATGGGGTTGTGTTTTTATTTAGCCTTCTGGACCGCTGGCGACCCCGAGCGGATGGACCAACTGTTCCGGGAATCTGGGTTGATGCGCGAAAAATGGGACCGGCGTCACTACGGGAACGGGGCCACGTACGGCGAGGTTTGCATCGCTCGAACCCTCCTCAAACTCGACGACTATTACAGCCCGCCGGCGAGCGACTCGAAAGAGGATGATGGGGTCGACCTGCAGAAGACATCAGAAAGGTCGACTGGACGAACTACTTCCTCCCCGTCGACTCCGGGAGCAGGTCCGCACCGTTCCACTGAGGGATCGACGGACGGTACAGTGCCACCACTCGATATGGACGCGGTCGAGGACGCCCAGCGGTTAGCAACCAAGGTTAGACGACAACAGGAGCAACTTGATGCCTACGAAGAGCGGATCGCAGACCTCGAAACGCGCCTTCGATGGTACCGCATTGCGCTTGATCTCCAGTCCAGCAACGCGTCTCTCCCTGGCGACGATCCACTTGAGAACGGGGCCGATACGGATGATATCGACCCACGAGGCGAGCCTGCTGCACCCCCTGAAGGTGACCTCGATATCGAGGAGTCGCGTAGCGATAATCGAGACGTAATCGAGCCCACGAAACAGACGCCCGGGTCATCCGCATCGGAGCACGAGTCGGAAATCTCGCCACCCGAGGACGAGGGTGAGTCACGACTGAGGGACTGGCTCCGGCGACGGTGGCTGTGA
- a CDS encoding dual specificity protein phosphatase family protein produces the protein MDEVVDGLFVGTARDAGDKALMCEYGVEAIVSLTHEGPDDGFPSGLKVVRLPMKDGPQNDQQVFEQAVTHVLSRLRTSDNVLVHCSAGASRSPAVAATALALYNEVGLETAFEQVKNRRNAADPHEAVIRQAARIYTQHRE, from the coding sequence ATGGACGAGGTTGTAGATGGACTGTTCGTTGGAACGGCTAGAGACGCTGGGGATAAGGCGCTAATGTGCGAATACGGCGTTGAGGCCATCGTCTCGTTAACACATGAAGGTCCGGATGATGGGTTTCCCTCGGGCCTGAAGGTCGTACGTCTACCTATGAAAGATGGACCTCAAAACGATCAGCAGGTCTTCGAACAAGCTGTTACTCATGTGTTGTCTCGTCTAAGGACCAGTGACAATGTTCTCGTTCATTGTTCGGCGGGTGCCTCACGCAGTCCAGCGGTGGCTGCGACGGCGCTCGCGCTTTACAACGAAGTCGGATTAGAAACAGCGTTCGAACAGGTCAAGAATCGTCGGAACGCCGCTGACCCACACGAAGCTGTGATTCGACAGGCAGCTCGGATCTATACACAACACCGTGAGTAG
- a CDS encoding metallophosphoesterase family protein: protein MRVGLISDIHANLPALEAVLDDMPPVDDIICAGDVVGYNPWPRECLERVRAVSSLVVQGNHDRNVETPHRYEHNEMAHAGLELAQKELTDEQREWLAELPLRMEFAEDAYRLVHSHPDPNRLGSYVRPAQFPKMRPYLDEYDGIVLGHTHVQHEATIDGRLIVNPGSVGQPRDHDERAAYAVLDTAADEVELRRVQYDINRVITRVEECELPTQTGTRLLDGS from the coding sequence ATGCGAGTTGGCCTGATTTCCGATATCCATGCCAATCTGCCAGCCCTCGAAGCCGTACTGGATGATATGCCGCCTGTCGACGACATAATCTGTGCGGGTGATGTCGTCGGCTACAATCCTTGGCCACGGGAGTGTCTTGAACGCGTTCGAGCCGTTAGTTCACTTGTCGTACAAGGTAACCACGACCGAAACGTCGAGACACCACACCGCTACGAACACAACGAAATGGCTCATGCTGGACTCGAACTCGCCCAAAAGGAACTGACCGATGAGCAGCGAGAGTGGCTCGCTGAACTCCCACTACGGATGGAGTTCGCGGAGGATGCGTATCGGTTGGTGCATAGCCATCCGGATCCAAACAGGCTCGGCTCCTACGTGCGTCCGGCACAGTTCCCGAAGATGCGACCCTATCTGGATGAGTACGATGGAATCGTACTCGGCCACACCCATGTCCAGCATGAAGCTACGATCGACGGTCGGCTCATCGTGAATCCGGGGAGTGTCGGCCAGCCACGAGACCACGACGAGCGTGCTGCGTACGCGGTCCTCGATACTGCTGCTGACGAAGTCGAGCTCCGCCGGGTGCAATACGATATCAATCGAGTGATTACCCGTGTCGAGGAGTGTGAACTTCCTACCCAAACCGGGACGCGACTTCTCGACGGTTCGTGA
- a CDS encoding SIMPL domain-containing protein — MSMTSRTITTDAIARCEAAPDLAIVEAVAIGEAESAGAARAIAKDRAFTLRKSVTDVSPDQVRTVDLQVQDTDEIFDPATDAPFQATERLHIECLPENAEAVVVDVTTAGGQIQSVHFHLHEDKHLELQNKAIRSAMERAREKAEQIASVEGLVLAEIQEATTKEVSTGLETIADEAFASSPDTNLHPAPITVSEGVEVVYELAEK; from the coding sequence ATGAGTATGACCTCCCGAACCATTACTACTGATGCGATCGCTCGATGTGAGGCAGCACCTGATCTCGCGATAGTAGAGGCAGTAGCAATCGGTGAGGCTGAATCTGCCGGTGCTGCACGAGCCATCGCGAAAGATCGCGCATTCACTCTTCGGAAGTCGGTAACAGATGTTTCGCCCGACCAAGTCAGGACTGTCGATCTGCAGGTTCAGGATACGGATGAAATATTTGATCCTGCTACTGATGCTCCGTTTCAAGCGACTGAGCGACTTCACATCGAGTGCCTGCCAGAAAATGCTGAGGCAGTGGTGGTTGATGTGACAACTGCTGGAGGGCAGATTCAGTCCGTTCATTTCCACCTCCATGAGGACAAGCATCTGGAACTTCAGAACAAGGCCATCAGGTCGGCTATGGAACGTGCCCGTGAGAAAGCTGAGCAAATTGCATCTGTAGAGGGTCTTGTCTTAGCCGAGATTCAGGAAGCAACGACCAAAGAGGTAAGCACAGGGCTTGAAACCATTGCCGACGAGGCGTTTGCTTCGAGTCCCGACACGAATCTACATCCTGCCCCCATCACCGTTTCAGAGGGTGTTGAAGTCGTATATGAACTCGCTGAGAAGTGA
- a CDS encoding metal-dependent hydrolase: MKFVSMYKNGHRGAALVLMAPLTAVFGVLGLGMSMVAVAVCRLPDIDHDYAWLAHRGPTHTIWFATGVAALVVAGGYAWLSVLPVNLPALLLALLLGATVFLGLLSHLFADALTVGRGTHAIRPFHPLSPHPCRLGLVRADSEFANTLLLVGGMLFQGLAFVVSVSKVTGVVV; the protein is encoded by the coding sequence ATGAAGTTCGTCAGTATGTACAAAAATGGACATCGCGGTGCCGCGCTCGTGCTAATGGCCCCTCTGACAGCTGTCTTCGGAGTACTTGGTCTCGGGATGAGTATGGTGGCAGTTGCCGTCTGCCGACTCCCCGATATCGATCACGACTACGCGTGGTTGGCACATCGTGGGCCGACCCACACGATCTGGTTCGCGACCGGGGTCGCCGCGCTGGTCGTCGCGGGCGGATACGCGTGGCTGTCAGTATTACCGGTCAACCTACCCGCCCTCCTGCTCGCACTACTCCTCGGAGCGACTGTCTTTCTCGGCCTCCTCTCACACCTGTTCGCTGATGCGCTGACTGTCGGGCGGGGTACTCACGCGATCAGACCGTTCCACCCGCTGTCTCCACATCCGTGTAGACTCGGGCTGGTTCGAGCAGATTCTGAATTCGCTAACACTCTTTTGCTCGTTGGTGGGATGCTATTTCAAGGTTTAGCGTTTGTTGTCTCGGTCAGCAAGGTGACTGGCGTGGTAGTTTGA